The Mya arenaria isolate MELC-2E11 chromosome 16, ASM2691426v1 genome includes a window with the following:
- the LOC128222649 gene encoding uncharacterized protein LOC128222649, with amino-acid sequence MVVSMPSQEGQTCKEKVSQLHKRFGRALPSLSKDDEVLRYGEEEAKTGCNTISDYRDLQQHRKKEESKKSEEKKSEIRLNIEGSQGKKTTKNKKECKRNTKFKIPKIVPISLIVFGLICQAGTVPVHGRPVLPLNASTSSLPPEPNLLEPFGHESLSRMPRASQQLQPTEKVTKSAILGLLSKPLAIKSSTRPHGRQPIVSEKASQLGPQQIADRGEKPFHVDVQNCSVVEVFPKDDNDICDVAVNNVSVGSCVFRHEAEIRDPKFMELYSIFLTERGSCIFIIHRCIGTQLNVNISSTKGYENATLDGKAYPLLNDSVNLNYTVRAPHGAQEVDPETDVPLNRSTETDTDTNEKESEVQDNGLPAWAIVLIVIAVILIVAIPIAVIVWNHFKQKASHGAEVVDQGEDVPLSTFCEIVTETNGADVSNGDVPNTDAVADEAINDSESILPETGIPRGLVGERVKQFSGNTHPGPNGLPSVS; translated from the exons ATGGTAGTTTCCATGCCATCACAGGAGGGACAGACATGTAAGGAAAAG GTCAGTCAGCTTCACAAAAGATTTGGAAGAGCGTTGCCTTCTCTTTCTAAAGATGATGAAGTCTTAAGATATGGTGAAGAAGAAGCCAAAACTGGGTGTAATACCATTTCTGATTATCGTGACTTGCAACAACacagaaaaaaagaagagaGCAAAAAGTCAGAGGAAAAGAAGAGTGAAATCCGTTTAAACATTGAAGGAAGTCAGGGAAAAAAAACcaccaaaaacaaaaaggaGTGCAAAAGGAATACAAAGTTCAAGATACCTAAAATTGTTCCAATTAGTCTGATCGTG TTCGGGTTGATCTGCCAGGCTGGTACTGTTCCCGTCCATG GTAGACCAGTTCTCCCTCTGAATGCTTCTACAAGTTCTTTACCGCCTGAACCCAACCTGTTGGAACCATTCGGCCACGAGTCTCTCAGCCGCATGCCAAGAGCTTCGCAACAACTGCAACCGACTGAGAAAG TCACAAAATCAGCGATTCTAGGGCTGTTGTCCAAGCCCCTTGCTATAAAGTCGTCAACAAGGCCTCATGGACGTCAACCCATAGTTAGCGAGAAGGCTAGTCAACTTGGTCCACAGCAAATTGCTGACCGAG gaGAAAAACCCTTCCATGTTGATGTTCAAAATTGCTCTGTGGTGGAAGTCTTCCCCAAAGATGACAATGATATCTGTGATGTGGCAGTGAACAATGTTTCTGTTGGCAGCTGCGTTTTTAGACATGAAGCAGAAATCAGAGATCCCAAATTCATGGAATTGTATAGTATATTCCTCACAGAAAGGGGaagttgtatatttataatacatcGTTGCATTGGAACCCAGCTGAATGTGAACATATCATCTACCAAGGGATATGAAAATGCCACACTTGATGGGAAAGCCTACCCACTCCTCAATGACTCTGTCAACTTGAATTATACTGTGAGAG CTCCTCATGGTGCACAAGAAGTGGATCCCGAAACTGACGTTCCTCTTAACAGGTCAACAGAGACAGATACAGACACCAacg AAAAAGAATCGGAAGTGCAAGACAACGGATTGCCAGCGTGGGCTATTGTCCTTATAGTGATTGCAGTCATCCTGATTGTTGCAATCCCGATTGCAGTAATTGTATGGAATCATTTCAAACAGAAAG CTTCACATGGTGCTGAAGTAGTTGACCAAGGAGAGGACGTTCCTCTTTCCACGTTTTGTGAGATAGTTACGGAAACCAACg gtGCAGATGTATCCAATGGTGACGTTCCTAACACAGATGCAGTAGCAGATGAAGCCATTAATGACTCTGAAAGCATACTGCCTGAAACtg GAATTCCAAGAGGACTTGTGGGCGAACGGGTGAAACAATTTTCTGGGAATACTCATCCAGGACCAAATGGTCTACCCAGCGTTTCCTAG